Part of the Citrus sinensis cultivar Valencia sweet orange chromosome 2, DVS_A1.0, whole genome shotgun sequence genome, TTCCACAACTCATTAAAGAACCAACTGCCCGTTTTAGGTTTAGCTGGCCCCAACAACAACGCCGCGCCAAAACGCGCAGTTTTGGTCCCAAGAGGAAGAAGatcatcaactcatcatcgTCGCTTGATCGTCAGGGCCGAGATTAATTCGCCCATCGAAGGCGTCAGCGATGATCTCAACTTGATCGCCTCTCGGAATCTTGATTTCGCTTATACTCGTAGGAAAGTTCGATCGGCTTTCACTCAAGTGCAACTTCAGCTTGATCACTGCTTGTTCACggtgcttttttcttttaaatttttatttttatcgtGGGATCTTGATAGCTACTTGTTATTCTAAATgtctgattttttgttttttcttttttggaattatttttggattttggttAGATGGCTCCTTCTGGAATCAGAACACAAGAGGTAACCAATGGCTGCTTTTGCTcccttttttcaaaattaatatatatgattttttttttgggggggggggggttaagaaaataatagaaattacTTCAATCTCTTTTTCAGCATAAACAAAATACCAACTCTATGAGccaagattttaatttttttgaaattatttcttttgaccGCTTGATTTGttcatttctttaaaagaagaaatatagtTTTTTATGAACACTTTTGGGTGCAATTCTGAAATGTATTTACAACAAAATCGTTGTTATATATTCCTGTGAGATTGTTTATAAAGTGTAAACTATACACGAAAGGttttttgaaaatcattttttctgttttccGGGGAAAGAAATGGAGGCTAAGTTTGGAAGGCTAAAACGTGTTAGTTCGGGTTTATGATGAATGTTGTTGTTGGGTTCTGTAGTGGTACGAAAGGAATTCAAAGGGATTGGAAATTTTCTGTAAAAGCTGGATGCCAAAACTGGGTGATCAAATTAAAGgtgttttgtttttctgcCATGGCTATGGTGATACATGCAcctttttctttgaaggttTGTTGACTTGTCTGGTTGTACTATACATCCAGTTTATTATGTTTACTGTAGTTATAAAAACAAGTCGACGGCCTAATATTGGACGAATGGACAATTTGTCAATTCAGGTATTGCTAGATACATAGCTGCATCAGGGTATGGTGTTTATGCTTTGGACCATCCGGGGTTTGGTTTATCCGAAGGATTGCATGGTTACGTCCCAAGCTTTGATGCATTAGTTGACAAtgttattgaaatttatacaaaaattaaaggtaTGATGCATGATAAAAGTTGGCcttttttcataattacaattgTCATCAATGTTGGAACTTCTTATCTTGCAAGGTTTAGTAGATTGATGCATTTAGTTAAGAAGTAGCTTTGgctgatttttcttttgcattatGTTTGGCAGGAAGGCCTGAGCTGCAGGGACTGCCTTGCTTCATACTGGGACAGTCCATGGGTGGAGCTGTTACTATCAAAGCTCATTTAAAGGAGCCGCGTGCGTGGGATGGAGTAATCCTTGTAGCCCCAATGTGTAAAGTAAGCTCATCCTTGTTCCTTTtacaaatcatttttcacaaACCTTTGTTTGATTACTTcctgtttcaaatttttgctaTATTAATTATGTGGCTCTTGTCATGTTccatatcaaaattttcctaTCAGTAGAGAATTAAGAAAGAGGCAAATAGAAGGTTTTCAAACAGTTTGCTATTGTATATGattattttgcttttcttaTGCCTACTGTAATCGTCAAAAATAAAGCTTTTGGGTTTATTCTTCCGACACTCTGTTTCCGATATAGGATGTTTCAGTTAAGTGGTATAGTGATGTGCTTGGTGAAGGCTGAAAACTTTCATGCTTCTGAAACAAATCGTTGCAGCTAAtaccaaaaaggaaaaaaaaaaaattatgagtgTTCATTGTGAAGattaaatatatgtttcatTACTTTGTATAGtaattgttctttttctgctaTGCTTTTTTACCTAACATCAGGGCTATATGTATCTATATCATTACATTGCCACTAACATATTATAGTGAACTTCTGATCCTGCTTGCCGCTTGgcatactttttttattaattgaagttgcaagatttaattttgtctGGAACACTGCACTCTGTCATTTACGTAATGAAAAACTTGCTAACCTAAAGTTGTCGGCAAGATTGCAGAAGAAATGATTCCTCCGCCTGCACTTATGAAGGTGTTCATACTTTTGTCTAAAATATTGCCGAAAGCAAAGCTCATCCCTCTAAAAGATCTAGCAGATTTGGCCTTCAGAGACtccagaaaaaaagaaatggtttgtttttcttcacTTACTTTATATGAATGTGTGTAGAGCTAGAGCAGTATTTCcccttctctctctcattcACACAATGTATAATAAAGTGTAAAGGATCATCTTGTTACCATATAAATGCTCTTCATTTGAAAATGACAGAAGGTGAGCGCTAAGGAAAATGAATAACTTAGATGATGAATTCACATATACCCTTTAACCACCATACACGATAGGAGCTGTTTTCGGTATATCATTGTAGAAAATAGTTATTCCTCTTTTGATgcctttcaaaattttttgctTAA contains:
- the LOC102620320 gene encoding caffeoylshikimate esterase-like, producing MDSCLTLRFRQPELDFPFHNSLKNQLPVLGLAGPNNNAAPKRAVLVPRGRRSSTHHRRLIVRAEINSPIEGVSDDLNLIASRNLDFAYTRRKVRSAFTQVQLQLDHCLFTMAPSGIRTQEWYERNSKGLEIFCKSWMPKLGDQIKGVLFFCHGYGDTCTFFFEGIARYIAASGYGVYALDHPGFGLSEGLHGYVPSFDALVDNVIEIYTKIKGRPELQGLPCFILGQSMGGAVTIKAHLKEPRAWDGVILVAPMCKIAEEMIPPPALMKVFILLSKILPKAKLIPLKDLADLAFRDSRKKEMAVYNVICYNDQTRLKTAFELLNATIDIEKQVGKVSSPLLILHGAEDKVTDPSVSQFLYEKASSTDKTLKLYEEGYHCILEGEPDDRIFTVISDIISWLDARC